Proteins encoded together in one candidate division WWE3 bacterium window:
- the murJ gene encoding murein biosynthesis integral membrane protein MurJ, giving the protein MTFKNLFLKRQESIITAAALIGLTLLGSGLLGFIRDRLAANFFGDSTPLGLFYLADKLPNFIFSVLVIGGFSTAVIPVFTKYLKNDVATAWELSSQILSVVLVGFAGLGVILFIFATPIASLLTSSKLSPSDFATLVTLLRILLLGQLLLIVSNFLTCLLQSHKHFLIPALSPIFYNLGLIVGIVAASRFGIIAAAWGAVLGACMHLAIQIPALKQIDFKFKPQINLRAPAFLETMHLLGPRTLTIIVSQLSILIDSWLAAWVSVAAIVPYTFALHLQNVPLGIFGVSISAALFPTLSQKALIEDKTEFKKTFLTSFLQLSFLILPAAAVLLVLRVPAIRLVFGASRFSWEATLTAAYTLAFLALALFPQAAALSITKAFYALKDSKTPFIINCAGTIINIIVAILFIRVFHLGVWGLSLAYFISSSIECILLFTYLAKTLNGFSIVDFGKPFIKICAATFIMAGCLYLPLKQLDLYALDTSRTINLVILTAIAGLAGVISYLILTWLFKVQEIRLLYSLVNKIIKKPATAPEIPNYETTTNP; this is encoded by the coding sequence ATGACTTTTAAGAATCTCTTTCTCAAGCGCCAGGAGTCTATTATAACGGCCGCGGCCCTAATTGGCCTGACGTTACTTGGTAGCGGTCTACTGGGCTTTATTCGGGATCGCTTGGCAGCCAACTTTTTCGGTGATAGCACGCCACTTGGTTTGTTTTATTTAGCCGACAAACTGCCAAATTTTATTTTTAGTGTTTTAGTCATTGGCGGTTTTTCCACCGCCGTAATCCCGGTATTCACAAAATATTTAAAAAATGACGTGGCTACCGCTTGGGAGCTGTCTTCCCAAATTTTATCAGTCGTCCTTGTCGGGTTTGCGGGACTTGGAGTAATTCTGTTTATTTTCGCGACCCCAATTGCCAGCCTTTTAACAAGCAGTAAACTGTCGCCTTCCGATTTTGCAACTCTCGTCACCTTACTACGGATACTGCTACTGGGGCAGCTGCTGCTAATTGTCAGTAATTTCTTGACCTGTTTACTGCAGTCTCATAAACACTTTTTAATTCCCGCCCTTTCTCCAATTTTTTACAATCTTGGCTTAATTGTGGGAATTGTAGCCGCCTCTCGTTTTGGGATTATCGCTGCCGCCTGGGGGGCGGTTTTAGGGGCTTGTATGCACCTGGCTATCCAGATTCCGGCTCTAAAACAAATTGATTTTAAATTTAAACCACAAATAAATTTAAGGGCACCGGCATTTTTGGAAACCATGCATTTACTGGGACCAAGAACTTTAACGATTATAGTGAGTCAACTATCAATCTTGATTGATTCCTGGCTGGCCGCTTGGGTGTCGGTGGCCGCGATCGTCCCTTATACTTTTGCGCTCCACTTGCAAAACGTCCCTTTGGGAATTTTTGGGGTTTCAATTAGCGCCGCCCTTTTTCCAACTTTATCTCAAAAAGCGCTTATAGAAGATAAAACGGAGTTTAAGAAAACTTTTTTAACTTCTTTTTTGCAATTATCGTTTTTAATTTTACCGGCTGCCGCCGTCCTGCTGGTTCTTAGGGTCCCGGCGATTCGTTTAGTCTTTGGCGCCAGTCGTTTTTCCTGGGAAGCCACCCTTACCGCCGCTTACACTTTAGCCTTTTTAGCGCTGGCTCTTTTTCCGCAGGCTGCTGCTCTTAGCATTACTAAAGCTTTTTACGCCCTTAAAGATTCCAAGACGCCGTTTATTATTAACTGCGCCGGAACGATAATAAATATTATAGTGGCAATCTTGTTTATAAGAGTCTTTCATCTTGGAGTTTGGGGACTGTCCCTAGCTTACTTTATATCGAGCTCAATTGAGTGCATTTTACTTTTTACTTATTTAGCCAAGACCTTAAACGGTTTTTCGATAGTTGATTTCGGCAAACCGTTCATTAAAATTTGCGCCGCCACTTTTATTATGGCCGGTTGCCTCTACTTACCTCTGAAGCAACTCGACCTCTACGCCCTCGACACTAGTCGAACTATTAATTTAGTAATTCTAACCGCCATTGCAGGACTTGCTGGCGTTATATCTTACTTAATTCTAACCTGGCTCTTTAAAGTTCAAGAAATTCGGTTACTGTACAGTCTCGTTAATAAAATTATTAAGAAGCCTGCGACTGCCCCCGAAATCCCAAATTATGAAACAACAACAAATCCGTAA
- the dnaK gene encoding molecular chaperone DnaK, with product MSKILGIDLGTTNSCMAVMEGGTPKVIHNAEGGNTTPSVVTVDKNVVGVPAKRQQIVNPKNTVFSIKRLMGKKYSDPVVQELAKTYPYKIVEGVNGLAVVEIEGKTYTPQEISAQILAKMKADAEAFLGQKITEAVITVPAYFDDSQRNATKEAGQIAGFDVKRIINEPTASALAYGLDKKKSEKIAVYDLGGGTFDISILEIGDGVFEVKATNGNTRLGGDDFDQRIIKWLIDTFKQEQGVDLSSDRQALQRLKDAAERAKIELSASLETEINIPFITADATGPKHLSVKISRSKLEQLVADLIDATMEPTKKALSDAGLTVNDINEVVLVGGMTRMPKVVETVKAYFGKEPNKSVNPDEVVAVGAAIQGGVLGGDVKDILLLDVTPLTLGIETLGGISTPLIKRNTTIPTSANQVFSTAADNQTSVEVNVLQGEREFAADNKSLGRFMLDGIPTAPRGVPQVEVTFDVDANGILNVTAKDKATNKSQKITVQGGTGLDKKEVERMVSEAAAHAAEDAAKKEQAEARNQADNLCYTAEKSLRDAGDKVAADVKKDIEDKVKSLREILNTASVADLKAKTQELSLAVQKIGEAMYGSKGSPQAGDKGPQTPPPAGGQPGPQGTGEVKEGEVVS from the coding sequence ATGTCTAAAATTCTTGGGATCGATCTCGGAACCACTAACTCCTGCATGGCTGTGATGGAAGGGGGCACCCCCAAAGTTATCCACAACGCCGAAGGCGGCAATACTACACCATCGGTAGTGACGGTTGATAAGAACGTCGTTGGTGTTCCTGCTAAACGGCAGCAAATTGTGAATCCTAAAAATACCGTTTTTTCTATAAAACGATTAATGGGGAAAAAATATTCAGACCCGGTTGTTCAAGAGTTAGCTAAAACTTACCCTTATAAGATTGTGGAAGGGGTTAACGGCCTGGCGGTCGTTGAAATCGAAGGGAAGACTTATACTCCGCAAGAAATCTCCGCTCAGATTCTCGCTAAAATGAAAGCCGACGCAGAAGCCTTTTTGGGGCAAAAGATTACCGAAGCCGTGATTACCGTGCCCGCTTATTTTGATGACAGCCAACGCAATGCTACCAAAGAAGCCGGTCAGATTGCCGGTTTTGACGTCAAGCGAATTATTAACGAACCAACCGCTTCCGCTTTAGCCTATGGTTTAGACAAGAAGAAAAGCGAAAAGATCGCCGTTTATGATTTAGGCGGCGGCACTTTTGATATCTCGATTTTAGAAATTGGCGATGGTGTGTTTGAAGTTAAAGCGACCAATGGTAATACCCGCCTCGGCGGTGACGATTTTGATCAACGGATTATTAAGTGGCTGATTGATACTTTTAAGCAAGAGCAGGGCGTTGATTTAAGTAGTGACCGTCAAGCCTTGCAACGCCTAAAAGACGCCGCCGAACGGGCCAAAATTGAGCTTTCCGCAAGTTTAGAAACCGAAATTAACATTCCCTTTATTACCGCTGATGCGACAGGCCCAAAGCATTTGAGCGTTAAAATTAGCCGTTCCAAACTGGAACAACTGGTCGCCGACTTAATCGATGCCACCATGGAACCAACTAAAAAAGCTTTGAGTGATGCCGGTCTCACTGTAAATGACATCAATGAAGTCGTTTTGGTTGGCGGAATGACGAGAATGCCTAAGGTCGTGGAGACCGTCAAGGCATACTTCGGTAAAGAACCCAACAAGAGCGTCAATCCCGATGAAGTCGTCGCCGTCGGGGCTGCTATTCAGGGCGGAGTTCTTGGTGGCGATGTGAAAGACATTCTGCTTTTAGATGTCACGCCTTTGACATTGGGTATTGAAACGCTGGGTGGCATTTCGACACCACTTATTAAGAGAAATACGACCATTCCAACTTCCGCTAACCAAGTCTTCAGCACCGCTGCTGATAATCAGACCTCAGTCGAAGTCAACGTGTTGCAAGGCGAGCGGGAATTCGCGGCCGACAATAAATCACTAGGTAGATTTATGCTAGACGGAATTCCAACCGCGCCAAGAGGAGTGCCGCAAGTCGAGGTGACTTTTGACGTTGATGCTAACGGCATTTTAAACGTGACCGCTAAAGATAAAGCCACTAATAAATCTCAAAAAATCACTGTTCAAGGTGGCACTGGGCTCGACAAAAAAGAAGTGGAACGGATGGTTAGCGAAGCCGCCGCCCACGCCGCTGAGGACGCTGCTAAAAAAGAGCAAGCCGAAGCCCGCAATCAAGCCGACAACCTCTGCTATACTGCCGAAAAATCCCTGCGGGACGCGGGAGACAAGGTCGCGGCCGATGTGAAGAAAGACATTGAAGATAAAGTTAAATCTCTGCGAGAAATCTTAAATACTGCGTCCGTCGCTGACCTAAAAGCCAAGACCCAAGAATTATCTCTCGCCGTCCAAAAAATCGGCGAAGCGATGTATGGTTCGAAAGGCTCACCACAAGCCGGCGACAAAGGTCCACAAACTCCTCCGCCAGCTGGTGGACAACCAGGACCACAGGGAACAGGTGAAGTTAAAGAAGGCGAGGTGGTTTCATGA
- the lepA gene encoding translation elongation factor 4, producing MKQQQIRNFAIIAHVDHGKSTLADRLLNLTGTVSSRDMREQFLDSLDLERERGITIKLKSVRMTYQGYTLNLIDTPGHVDFSYEVSRSLAACEGAILVVDATQGIQAQTLAHVQKAQELGLTIIPVLNKIDLPTAYAEETKADLVSTFGFLDSDILAISAKTGAGVQELLTEIIKKIPAPTGLANEPLQALVFDSYYDEHQGVIAAIKVTAGQLSQTKMLAKHSGEAFDPIQIGVNSPKPTTVENLSTGEVGFVATGLKDLSAVRAGETLTTRDNPATQALPGYKEAKPVVFMSVYPNSGDDFLNLKKALEKLRLTDAALSFTPESSSALGFGYRVGFLGLLHSEIIGERLERDFGIALIYSLPSVAYEVTKTNGETEVINSPIDFPDPSILTEVREPWTMLSIIVPNQYLGPSLDLVKEHRGIIGEIKYFSASKVLVAAEMPLKELIIGFFDELKSVSSGFASLDYELGDYRAADVVKLNILVHNEVVPALSELIIRDQAEAEGRKILGRLKENLPRQQFAVSLQAAIGGHIIAREDLQTYRKDVLAKMSGGDQRRKDKLTDLQKRGKKKMRLIGKISIPADAYRKILAANS from the coding sequence ATGAAACAACAACAAATCCGTAACTTCGCAATCATTGCCCATGTTGATCACGGTAAATCGACTCTCGCCGACCGCTTACTTAATTTGACCGGAACCGTGAGTTCCAGAGATATGCGTGAGCAATTCTTGGATAGTTTAGACTTAGAGCGCGAACGAGGCATTACTATAAAGCTTAAGTCGGTAAGAATGACGTACCAAGGTTACACTTTAAATCTGATCGACACCCCAGGCCACGTCGATTTTTCCTATGAAGTCTCTCGGAGTTTAGCGGCTTGCGAAGGGGCAATATTAGTTGTGGATGCGACTCAGGGAATTCAAGCCCAAACTTTAGCCCACGTTCAAAAAGCGCAAGAATTAGGTCTAACCATTATTCCGGTCCTTAATAAAATCGATTTGCCAACGGCTTACGCGGAAGAAACCAAGGCCGACCTAGTTAGTACTTTTGGATTCTTGGACAGCGACATTCTGGCGATTTCCGCCAAGACCGGCGCCGGAGTGCAAGAACTTCTGACCGAGATAATTAAGAAAATTCCAGCCCCGACGGGTCTAGCCAACGAACCATTGCAAGCTTTGGTCTTTGATTCTTATTATGATGAGCACCAGGGCGTCATTGCCGCCATTAAAGTGACTGCAGGGCAACTTAGTCAAACTAAAATGCTAGCCAAACATTCTGGTGAAGCGTTTGACCCGATCCAAATCGGCGTTAATTCTCCCAAGCCGACGACCGTTGAAAACCTTTCGACTGGTGAAGTTGGTTTTGTGGCGACCGGCCTTAAGGATCTCTCGGCCGTTCGGGCCGGCGAAACGTTGACGACGAGAGATAATCCGGCAACCCAGGCTCTTCCCGGCTACAAAGAAGCCAAACCGGTGGTTTTTATGAGCGTCTATCCTAATTCTGGTGATGATTTCTTAAATCTTAAAAAGGCTTTAGAGAAGTTACGGTTGACCGATGCCGCCTTGTCTTTTACCCCAGAATCATCATCCGCCTTAGGCTTTGGTTACCGCGTTGGCTTCCTAGGACTGCTACACTCGGAAATTATTGGCGAAAGATTAGAACGGGACTTTGGAATTGCCTTAATTTATTCGCTGCCGTCGGTTGCCTACGAGGTAACGAAAACTAATGGCGAAACTGAAGTTATTAATTCTCCAATCGACTTTCCAGATCCCTCGATTCTAACGGAAGTGCGAGAACCGTGGACCATGCTTTCGATCATTGTCCCTAATCAATACTTGGGACCGTCATTAGACCTCGTTAAAGAGCATCGCGGCATCATTGGTGAGATAAAATATTTTTCGGCTTCTAAAGTACTAGTCGCCGCCGAAATGCCGCTTAAAGAATTAATAATTGGTTTTTTCGATGAACTTAAATCAGTCTCTTCCGGCTTCGCCAGTCTGGATTACGAACTGGGAGACTATAGAGCGGCCGACGTCGTCAAATTAAATATTTTAGTTCATAACGAAGTCGTTCCTGCACTTTCCGAGTTGATAATTCGAGACCAGGCTGAAGCCGAAGGCCGCAAAATTCTAGGCAGACTTAAAGAAAATTTACCGCGGCAGCAATTTGCGGTGTCTTTACAAGCGGCCATTGGCGGCCATATTATTGCTCGTGAAGATTTGCAAACTTACCGTAAAGACGTCCTCGCTAAAATGAGTGGTGGCGACCAGCGCCGCAAAGATAAACTCACGGATCTTCAAAAGAGGGGTAAAAAGAAAATGAGGTTAATTGGAAAAATCTCGATTCCGGCCGACGCTTATCGCAAAATCCTAGCGGCTAATTCTTAA
- a CDS encoding PilN domain-containing protein, producing MPPLNNLSLNLIKPVSFEESGIGSKILYFFRVQGRLLIIIFQFLVVLSFVARYLLDQQLLPVNTRLSSQMLTLDKLKVVEDQLNVNNQRLLQLRSIQAKSSDLPGILVAVRGCLPEGLTLSQLNITSKSITINGSTIDAINFGKLLVALKQVAAFKQIALNSATYDKTHNSFLFNLEVAL from the coding sequence ATGCCGCCTCTAAACAACTTAAGTCTAAATCTAATTAAACCCGTCTCTTTCGAGGAATCCGGAATCGGAAGTAAAATCCTCTACTTCTTCCGTGTTCAAGGGCGGCTACTCATAATAATTTTTCAGTTTTTAGTGGTCCTTTCTTTCGTGGCTCGCTATCTTTTAGATCAGCAATTGTTACCCGTTAATACTCGTTTAAGCAGTCAAATGCTTACTTTAGATAAGCTTAAAGTGGTTGAGGATCAATTAAATGTGAATAACCAGCGGTTACTGCAACTTCGTAGTATTCAAGCTAAATCAAGTGATCTTCCCGGAATTTTAGTAGCGGTTCGTGGCTGCTTACCGGAAGGTTTAACTCTGTCTCAATTAAATATTACTTCTAAATCAATAACCATAAACGGATCAACCATTGATGCGATTAATTTTGGGAAGTTATTGGTGGCTTTAAAACAAGTGGCCGCTTTTAAGCAAATCGCCCTAAACTCCGCCACTTATGATAAAACCCACAATAGTTTCTTGTTTAATTTAGAAGTAGCTTTATGA
- the recA gene encoding recombinase RecA, which yields MAATDAKKLALTHALADIEKSFGKGSIMRLGERPKASGVNIINTGSIALDLALGIGGLPKGRIIEIFGPESSGKTTLSLHIAAEAQRAGGTAAFIDAEHALDPMYAARIGVNVDDLLISQPDTGEQALEIAETLIRSSAVDLIIIDSVAALTPKAEIEGEMGDSFMGLQARLMSQALRKITGATSNTNTMVIFTNQLREKIGVMFGNPEVTTGGRALKFYASVRLEIRRVESIKDGDRVTGNHVRVKVVKNKVAPPFRVAEFDIMFAEGISKVASLLDVGTEMEIIKKSGAWYEYNGEKLGQGREASKENLKQNPKLAAEIEKKIRDSLKDQNAPAVPLEVGESSEESEE from the coding sequence ATGGCAGCTACAGATGCTAAGAAACTAGCTCTTACTCATGCGTTGGCCGACATCGAAAAAAGCTTTGGTAAGGGTTCCATTATGCGACTGGGGGAGCGCCCGAAGGCCTCCGGAGTTAACATTATTAACACCGGATCTATTGCTTTAGACTTAGCTTTGGGAATTGGTGGGCTCCCTAAAGGCCGAATCATCGAAATTTTTGGTCCTGAAAGTAGTGGTAAAACTACCTTGTCGCTTCACATTGCCGCTGAGGCTCAACGAGCCGGAGGAACCGCCGCTTTTATTGATGCTGAACACGCTTTAGACCCTATGTACGCCGCCAGGATTGGCGTTAACGTTGATGATTTGCTTATCTCCCAACCCGATACCGGCGAGCAGGCCCTAGAAATTGCCGAAACTTTAATTCGTAGTAGTGCTGTCGATCTAATTATCATTGATTCCGTCGCGGCTCTCACTCCCAAAGCCGAAATTGAAGGGGAAATGGGCGATTCTTTTATGGGGCTGCAGGCTCGCCTCATGAGTCAAGCCCTCCGTAAAATTACCGGAGCTACCAGTAATACCAACACCATGGTTATTTTCACTAATCAGTTACGCGAAAAAATCGGAGTGATGTTTGGCAATCCCGAGGTGACGACCGGCGGCAGGGCTCTTAAATTCTACGCTTCGGTTCGTTTGGAAATTCGGCGGGTCGAGTCGATTAAGGATGGCGATCGAGTGACTGGTAACCATGTCCGAGTCAAAGTGGTTAAAAACAAAGTCGCTCCGCCTTTTCGGGTGGCCGAATTTGACATTATGTTTGCCGAAGGCATTAGTAAAGTGGCCAGTCTTTTGGACGTCGGAACCGAGATGGAGATTATAAAAAAGAGTGGGGCTTGGTATGAATACAACGGTGAAAAATTGGGTCAGGGCCGCGAAGCCTCTAAAGAAAACTTAAAACAAAATCCGAAACTAGCCGCCGAAATCGAGAAGAAAATTCGCGATAGCCTCAAAGATCAAAACGCCCCGGCGGTGCCCCTCGAAGTTGGTGAATCTTCCGAAGAATCCGAAGAATAA
- a CDS encoding nucleotide exchange factor GrpE has translation MSLEDRCNELENNWKRAVADYRNLERRTLEERQAFASMANTFLLSELLPVLDAVEAAANHVKDEGLTLATKKFVDVLKDFGVAEMESLGKKFDAATMEALEMVDGPENEVVAIGSKGYLIGDKILRAAKVKVGNTKGGI, from the coding sequence ATGTCACTGGAAGATCGCTGTAATGAACTAGAAAATAATTGGAAGCGGGCTGTCGCTGATTATCGCAATTTGGAAAGACGAACGCTGGAAGAGCGTCAAGCTTTCGCGTCCATGGCCAATACTTTTTTGCTTTCGGAATTGCTGCCGGTTTTGGATGCGGTGGAAGCCGCCGCGAATCATGTAAAAGATGAGGGATTAACGTTAGCCACCAAGAAATTTGTCGACGTTTTAAAAGATTTTGGTGTTGCCGAAATGGAAAGCCTGGGAAAAAAGTTTGATGCTGCTACAATGGAAGCCTTGGAAATGGTTGATGGCCCCGAAAATGAAGTTGTGGCAATTGGGTCCAAGGGTTATTTAATTGGTGATAAAATATTAAGAGCCGCTAAAGTTAAGGTTGGAAATACTAAAGGAGGTATTTAA
- a CDS encoding 30S ribosomal protein S20 — MANLKSAQKKTRVDIRRTKYAVSWKTKLRKAVKLGVVSDIYKVADKMAKNHIIHPNKAARIKGHAASKQLKSKSN; from the coding sequence ATGGCTAATTTAAAATCCGCTCAAAAGAAAACCCGAGTCGATATTAGGCGTACCAAATACGCTGTCTCTTGGAAAACCAAGCTACGGAAAGCGGTTAAATTAGGGGTTGTTTCCGATATCTACAAAGTGGCCGATAAGATGGCAAAAAACCATATTATTCACCCCAATAAAGCTGCTAGAATAAAGGGGCATGCCGCCTCTAAACAACTTAAGTCTAAATCTAATTAA
- the pilO gene encoding type 4a pilus biogenesis protein PilO: protein MTLGIPKYLNRNLRAYISETPQKAYTLLGLSLITIIIFGTFGIYPAIASVFKIKANIEQGKKYETTFDQKITALKAASVRLRNEAAAVTKISELLPISADNGQFIQDLSLLASNSLVKLDFIQKVSITEAASSGENKYWIGLSGSYGNIEKFLKDLGSFKRLVSIASIGLSSLNSQARATVYLSTFNYVR from the coding sequence ATGACTTTAGGGATCCCTAAATATTTAAATAGAAACCTTCGGGCCTATATTTCAGAAACCCCCCAGAAAGCCTACACTTTGCTAGGATTAAGTCTAATAACCATTATAATTTTTGGCACTTTTGGAATTTATCCGGCTATCGCTTCCGTATTCAAAATTAAGGCCAATATTGAGCAGGGCAAAAAATATGAAACGACCTTCGATCAGAAAATCACGGCCCTAAAAGCAGCGTCAGTAAGACTCCGTAACGAGGCGGCCGCGGTTACCAAGATCTCAGAGCTACTGCCAATTAGTGCGGATAACGGCCAATTTATTCAGGATTTATCGCTTCTGGCCAGTAATTCTTTAGTAAAATTAGATTTTATTCAAAAAGTATCGATAACCGAAGCGGCTAGCTCCGGAGAAAATAAATATTGGATCGGTTTAAGTGGCAGTTACGGCAACATTGAGAAATTTTTAAAAGATCTAGGCAGTTTTAAACGTTTAGTTTCCATAGCTTCAATTGGCTTAAGTTCTTTAAACAGCCAGGCGCGAGCGACGGTATACTTAAGTACGTTTAATTATGTTAGGTAA
- a CDS encoding sortase produces the protein MKNLSKLPAKAWWVFIFKPFLKFGTAFCFILGGFILLLSQVILPQFTGQDSKLESPQNSVLGAFNVDTPSPMVGVPLPKSAKLSSSESLTITSGVNEEVPDTFLLTIPKLNIKEASVETNSVNLSPDERLGHFRGSAIPGDIGTTFIYGHSAAPLFFSPNNYKTIFSTLPNLTVGDEFSIGINAVTYRYEVTETKILNPAEVAPLKDYGLETGSSSSVVLMTCYPPGLTTSRLLVIGKLVY, from the coding sequence ATGAAAAACCTCTCAAAATTGCCGGCTAAAGCCTGGTGGGTCTTCATTTTTAAGCCGTTTTTAAAATTTGGAACCGCTTTTTGCTTTATTTTAGGCGGATTTATATTGCTACTTTCCCAAGTAATCTTACCTCAATTTACAGGTCAGGATAGTAAATTAGAATCCCCCCAAAACAGTGTTTTAGGAGCTTTTAATGTTGATACCCCTTCCCCCATGGTTGGAGTACCGTTACCAAAAAGTGCCAAGCTAAGTAGCAGCGAATCTTTAACAATTACTTCCGGGGTAAATGAGGAAGTGCCAGATACTTTTTTGTTAACAATTCCCAAACTAAATATTAAAGAAGCCAGTGTGGAAACTAACTCCGTAAATTTAAGCCCTGACGAGCGTTTGGGGCATTTTCGAGGCAGTGCGATTCCGGGCGACATTGGCACGACTTTTATTTACGGACATTCGGCCGCTCCTTTGTTTTTTAGCCCTAATAATTACAAAACTATCTTTTCGACTTTACCAAATCTAACTGTTGGCGACGAGTTTAGCATTGGCATCAACGCCGTGACTTACCGCTACGAAGTAACGGAAACCAAGATTTTAAACCCCGCGGAAGTGGCACCACTAAAAGATTACGGCCTGGAAACCGGCAGCTCATCATCCGTGGTTTTGATGACCTGTTATCCACCGGGGTTAACGACTAGTCGGCTGTTGGTGATTGGGAAATTAGTGTATTAA
- a CDS encoding peptidoglycan bridge formation glycyltransferase FemA/FemB family protein — MSSADWKELATVGRAKKCAFIKIESNVVMSDSTDRTNPKVSGLEIRNSSRVFASHTYLLDLAQTEEQLLSNLHQKTRYNIGLAARKGVVIEERNDDEALKIFLKLQKETTDRQHFFVHPNKYYETLWNILAPKKMAYLLLAKFNDEYLGALMLFKYGDTFYYPYGGTSEHHKELMAPSLLMWEAVRLGQKLGCSTFDMWGAAGSLDPKDPWSGFTRFKQGFGGQLVEFKPTYDLVLNKPLYHLLTLGNKLRWFFLRISR, encoded by the coding sequence ATGTCCTCCGCAGATTGGAAAGAGCTGGCGACGGTGGGACGAGCTAAGAAATGTGCTTTTATTAAAATCGAAAGCAACGTGGTCATGTCAGATTCAACAGATAGGACTAACCCGAAAGTTTCGGGCTTAGAAATTAGAAATTCTTCCAGGGTCTTTGCCTCTCACACCTACCTCTTAGACTTGGCTCAAACCGAAGAGCAACTCTTATCAAATCTTCATCAAAAGACCCGCTACAACATCGGTCTCGCGGCTCGTAAGGGTGTGGTCATCGAAGAACGCAATGATGACGAGGCTCTAAAGATATTTTTAAAACTCCAGAAAGAAACTACGGATAGGCAACATTTTTTCGTACATCCGAATAAATACTACGAAACTTTGTGGAATATTTTGGCCCCTAAAAAGATGGCTTACTTACTGCTAGCTAAGTTTAATGATGAATATTTGGGAGCCTTAATGCTTTTTAAATACGGCGATACTTTTTATTACCCCTATGGCGGGACTTCGGAGCATCATAAAGAATTAATGGCGCCGTCACTGCTGATGTGGGAAGCGGTTCGGCTCGGTCAAAAACTTGGTTGTAGCACTTTTGATATGTGGGGAGCCGCCGGGTCACTTGATCCCAAAGATCCGTGGTCGGGCTTTACTAGATTCAAGCAAGGTTTTGGTGGTCAGCTGGTCGAGTTCAAACCCACTTATGATCTCGTCCTCAACAAGCCTTTATATCACCTCTTAACTTTGGGAAATAAATTACGGTGGTTCTTTTTAAGAATTAGCCGCTAG
- the rsmA gene encoding 16S rRNA (adenine(1518)-N(6)/adenine(1519)-N(6))-dimethyltransferase RsmA yields MPLKKSLGQNFLIDNLVIWDLLDAIDVRSNDVLLEVGAGSGAVTTELAGRAAKVYAVEFDEDLIPELTSNLEQFSNVDIVPADILRFLEDYDHVKSLGITKIVGSIPYQITSPLIHLALKYNYPVIFVVQKEMAERLTAKPPKANYLSTFVSLWGQAEIVRTIDRNSFNPVPGVDSAILKIVPHPVVSSVDPVAFSKFLHKGFSNPRKMLNKVFNKDLLTSLDIDPMRRAETLTLSEWLKLFDIEIGTRAEHAQPLQ; encoded by the coding sequence ATGCCATTAAAAAAATCACTGGGCCAAAACTTTTTAATTGATAACTTAGTAATTTGGGACCTGCTAGATGCGATTGATGTCCGGTCAAACGACGTTCTCCTGGAGGTAGGAGCCGGTTCCGGGGCCGTCACTACTGAGCTGGCCGGTCGAGCAGCTAAAGTATACGCGGTCGAATTTGATGAAGACTTGATTCCAGAGTTGACCTCAAACTTAGAGCAATTTTCCAATGTTGACATTGTTCCGGCCGATATTTTACGCTTTCTAGAAGATTATGACCACGTCAAATCTCTGGGGATTACTAAAATCGTGGGCTCCATTCCCTACCAAATCACTTCGCCTTTAATACACCTGGCTTTAAAATATAATTATCCGGTCATCTTCGTGGTCCAAAAAGAAATGGCGGAAAGACTAACCGCTAAGCCGCCAAAAGCAAATTATTTGTCGACTTTTGTGAGTCTGTGGGGTCAAGCCGAGATAGTTCGAACCATTGATCGGAATTCTTTCAATCCGGTGCCGGGTGTCGACAGTGCGATCTTGAAAATCGTTCCGCATCCGGTCGTCTCTTCGGTTGACCCGGTCGCTTTCTCTAAGTTTTTGCACAAAGGTTTTAGTAATCCTCGCAAGATGCTGAACAAAGTGTTTAATAAAGATTTATTAACGTCCTTAGATATTGATCCGATGCGCCGAGCAGAGACGTTGACTCTTTCGGAATGGTTAAAACTTTTTGATATCGAAATCGGAACGAGGGCTGAGCATGCTCAGCCCCTACAATAA